The Bacillota bacterium genomic sequence AGTACACAGCATCAGCCAGGTTCTTAGCGTAGGAGACAGTGGATAGACGTTTTTGTCCCTCGACGGCGTGCTCCGTGGCCAATAGGGGATCGACTTCGATGGACGCGGTCACCTGACTGCGAACCCGGCTCGAGGACATTCCCACATCGTGAACCAATCCAGCGAGAGCCAGTCCCCGCTGAGCTTGCCCATCTACTCCAAGTGCTTCGCCCACACGCCAAGCGCCATAGGCTACCTGCAAGCCATGGACGGAAAGATCGCCACCAACCAGGTCCAAAGCCCTAGAGAGCAGCATCAAGAGATCGTACATGGTAACGGACTGATGTGTGATCACTTAACCACCCCTTCCAAGATTCTGTATAACTACCTTTGGCTAGATGAAAACCGACTCAGAAGTTCCTCTAGTATCTGCAACCTCTACCCCTGGGTGCTCCTGATTCCGACGCGGCAATGAAATTTCTATCAATATTTACCAAAATAGTCACACCACATATGGCAGGTTCTTTGTCCTTGAGTGATCTCCTTTTCATCGGTGAAGGAGTATTAAGTCTCCTTGACCCCTCCCCGGTTAGGCGGGTCTGCGACGGATTCAGTCACGGCCAAGAGGTGCCTTGAGCTCGCCTTTCTGGCAAGTTGCGAGGGAAAATCCCCAAAAAAGGGAGCAGCCGAAGGGGCCACTCCCTTTTTCCCTGCCTTAAATTAGGTTTTCTATCATAGACCCTTTGCTCTGGAAGGGACTGATCACCCTTCCCCGACTACTCAGCGAAATAGAATTGCTCCGGTACATAACGGGCCAAATAGACCCAGTCCCAGGCCATCAAGCCGGTGTCAGGGATGTTTCGCACCTTTTCGTTGACCAGGATGGGTGCGGGCATCAGACCCAGGGTACCAAAGGTCCACATGTTCTCTATATGAATTCGCTGCATCTCCTTCACCGCAGCAATGACTTCTTCCTCATCATAAGAGGTCTTTGCCACTTCCCAGAGGTTATACTGATGCAACACTTCCTCGGGCGGCTCCTCCCCCCGCTCGCCCTTGGTGGCAATCCATTCCCGCCAAGCCGGGGCCCAACCGGATTCCCAGGAGCTCAAGGTGGTATGCCAGGGATTGAGGATCCACACCGGGTCAGACATCTGGCCACAATGCCAAATGGTCATATCGTAGTCGCCGTTTTCCCGTAGAGTTTGCAGGTAACTGCGCTCCAACTGCCGCACGGTGACATCGATCCCCAGTACCTCGGCCCACTGGCGCGCCGACAGCTCCAGCATCTTCGCTTTAGCCGTGCCGCCCTCGCCGGGCCAATAGGAAATGGTGAATTTGACCCGTTCTCCATCGGGCCTGACTCGATAGTCTCCCTCCCACTTAAGACCCATCTCATCAAGGAGGGCATTGGCCCTATCGGGATCGTACTCGGTGTAAAGTTTGGCCAATCGCTCATCCCAGAAGCGTCCTCCCCGAGGCAAGATGACACACTGCATCGGCTCGCCCATGCCGAAGAACAACACATCATTCATCTCCTGCCGATCAATACCCAGGGACAGAGCAATTCTAAACCGCTTATCCCCGAACAAAGCCCGCATCGCAGGATCCCTATGGGTCATGTTGGGCATGTAGAACATCATGCAGGGCCAGGCCGTCTGATAGGTCAAGACCCGATAACCGTTACGCTCAGCATTCTCCAGGAACACCGGCATATTATCTAGAGTGATGTTCCACTGGGCGATATCCATTTCCCCCGTAGCAGCCTTGAGATTATACACTTCGACATCGGTAACCAACTCTAGCACTACTCGGTCAACGTAGGGCAATTGATTACCCTCGGTGTCTACCTTCCAATAGTAGGGGTTTCTTTCAAAGACAACCCGGTTCTGGGTTCTAGAGATGGGCTTAAAGGCTCGAAGTACCGGACCTTCGGGGTTTTGGTGATTCTCATTAAATCCAAGGACCCTCTTTGCTCCAAAGAGCTGCCACCAGGTTTCAAACCCCTCGGCCTTAGCCAGTCGGTCCAGTTCTTCTGGATCGGTATACCGGGGATGAAACTGTTTGAGGTAATGCTTTGGTAAGTAGAAGGCATTCTCTTCCGCCCAAGTGGCCAAGCGAATCAATACCGCGGAGTAGGGAATGGCAAACTCCAACTCTACGGTATAGTCATCGATCTTGTGGACCTTCATCATCTCGCCGCCAGGGGCCCAGTCCTGGGTGGGCTTAACGGGAGTCAGCTCATCGTTAAGGATCACATCCTCCCACCAAAAGAGAATGTCATCGGCGGTAAAGGGGTGCC encodes the following:
- a CDS encoding ABC transporter substrate-binding protein, yielding MSKYRWKLMGLALAVVLVLGFSALGLAYYNEAPMLKERVAKGELPSVEQRLPKNPLVIIPYENVGRYGGTFHVLHCNPNALEDGVNVIGKETILKLNPEDGATIEPNLATAWEISEDKKTVTLYLREGVKWSDGHPFTADDILFWWEDVILNDELTPVKPTQDWAPGGEMMKVHKIDDYTVELEFAIPYSAVLIRLATWAEENAFYLPKHYLKQFHPRYTDPEELDRLAKAEGFETWWQLFGAKRVLGFNENHQNPEGPVLRAFKPISRTQNRVVFERNPYYWKVDTEGNQLPYVDRVVLELVTDVEVYNLKAATGEMDIAQWNITLDNMPVFLENAERNGYRVLTYQTAWPCMMFYMPNMTHRDPAMRALFGDKRFRIALSLGIDRQEMNDVLFFGMGEPMQCVILPRGGRFWDERLAKLYTEYDPDRANALLDEMGLKWEGDYRVRPDGERVKFTISYWPGEGGTAKAKMLELSARQWAEVLGIDVTVRQLERSYLQTLRENGDYDMTIWHCGQMSDPVWILNPWHTTLSSWESGWAPAWREWIATKGERGEEPPEEVLHQYNLWEVAKTSYDEEEVIAAVKEMQRIHIENMWTFGTLGLMPAPILVNEKVRNIPDTGLMAWDWVYLARYVPEQFYFAE